From Podospora bellae-mahoneyi strain CBS 112042 chromosome 5, whole genome shotgun sequence:
TCGAAACGTTCAAGGGTATCATGTACATGTATCAAGCCCCTATAAACATCGAATTGCAGGCGTAATTTCAGGCTGCCGAAAAGCAGGAGGTGGCGCATTGTAATATTCGGGGTATCCTGTCCCcgttctttttgttgttttgttggtgaccctttttttggtttgtcTTGTCATTTTGCTGATGGGGACGGTGCTTTTCGCCATCCCTCGGCGTCTCGATCGTGCTTGTGAATGGACCGAGAGGGTCAAGCCTCAGAGCTAGACTCTTGTTGGATAGGCTTTCTTGCGGCATCGTGATGGAGGATCCCCCTAAGTACCGCAAGTCTTGGCGAGTTCTGCAGAAGATGTTTGCAGCAGACTCGATTTGAACTGAGTACCACTCCAGACTCCCCGAGCTCTGAACTCGAGATGAGCAGTTGGACCCAGACGAATGGGCCACCGACCAGGTTGCCAGTCTGATCGGCGATTCAACCTCTCGGAAAACTGAGTTAAGGGTTCGGTTGGATGAGAGGGTGTGATGTAGGTTATGGGGAAGCCGAGCGGTGGTgtctcgtggtggtggttgtggacctgggtgaggtggatgaAGGCTGAACTCTAATCGCCAAAGTCAGTACCGGAATGCTTGGGTCTGTGGTGTGGCACAAAACTTTCAAGACGGTGCCAAGTGGAACAAAGGGGACCTGTCGAGACATGTCTCAGTTGTTGAAAAAATCAAGTCGATTGCCATGACATCCCAAGGACGTCGTGCTTAAAGATTCGCCAGATAACTCCAAACCAAGTATCGATACAGTCCCGCCGCCCGTTTCCCTGGATATCATACATACACTCCTTTATTCATGACATAAATCATTCTCGCCCATATTCATCCCGAATTCCTATCCTAACGTGCCGTTTtgtccttttcttcctcatAGCAAAATCATCATGACTTGTCCTGGAGAGGACTTCCCCGGAGAGGGCTTCCTCGCAAGGGACTCCCTCGTAAGGGGCTGCCTCGGCTGCTATCCCTCTTGGGCCATTGGTTATTGGTTCCGTCCAGATCGTCAAATGGGTCTAAGTGGTCGTTGAGCTGGGCGGCGCTCAGCTTTGCTTCCTTGGGGGCATCCAGAGGGTCTCTTGAACGTCGACCAAAACCGCTGGGCGAGCCCTCAGGCGAGAATTTGGAGTCGCTATCGTGTGCGCGTGATCGCTTCGTGGAGGGTACATCGTCAAGACCGTAGTCTGCCGCTTGGAACCGATCGCTCTTGTCCTCGCTCGcatctctcttcttcttccggcGGTGCAAAAATGCAAGGACGCTCAAAGTGCAAATAATGAGGGCACCACTTGTAGACCCTCAGTCAGCAATGGTTCGCCAAGCGCATATGATGCCAAGAGCGAGGTAAACACTCACAAAACACTGCCAACCACAATCCAAGTAATTTTGGCGGTCGAAATGCCGGGCTTCTCGCACAGATTGATATTTGGTTGCGGGCTGcactcgtcatcctcccGAGGGAGGAGCATGGCGGCTACTGCGCGCTTGAGCTTCGCAGCAGACCAATGCTGCATGCTTGCAGCGGGAGCTATCCCTTGGGGCGCCATTGCTGcttgggaggttggtgttggtgtagtTCTAGGGAAAAAGCGATTGCAAAGCGATTGCAAAGCGATTCACCCAGTTTCCGTTCCCTTCGGATTCCGCCAAAAATCAGACCATCTGCTTTTCAATCTTCCAGCGATTGTCGAAAAATGGTCAGGGTCTGTTGGCCGCACTTGAAGAGAAACCGACGGCGGGCCGCCTTGTGTAAGCGTGTGCCGTAGCGGGAGGTGGTGCGCTCAGGAACGTGGAAAAAGGCAGTGCGGGCAGTCTGTTGGTATGTTGTCCGCGACACGTTGGGAACACCGTAGGTCCACAAGACAAGATAGCAGCGAAGGTAAAGGTTTCGAAGTCGAAAACGAaggtgaggatgaagacgaaACACGCATCACATCAAACCGCCGGGGTTGACAGGAAGATAAAAAAGGCTGTTGGCATAGCGTCACAGTCTTGTTAATTGAGAAATCCTGAATCCGGAATCGTTGCGAGCGGTAGGTGACGTCGAGAGCGTGTCCGTGTCAAGGGATAATTGCCAACCGAACGGCGCAGTCTGATTGGTACCTCACACTCAGAAATGCAGGAAGCCGGGATCCACCCCGGCATGCAGGCGATGCTGCAGCATAAATTAGCTGATGTGATTGGGCGAGAGGGTGCTTGACGATGGGGGAGTTTCACGCTGCAAAAACAAGCACCTCGCCTGGAGACAGGATCCTTTGGAGGCATCCAGGCCCTTGGCTTTTTTGTATCATGAACTTCTTATACGAGCTGCTCCGTAGTATCGGGCTTACTGCCCCGTTCAGCAAGAGGAAGTTTGTGTTGTCAACAAACGAACTCACGGCTAGGTACGGAAGCGAGCAAATATCACGAACACAACAGTTTTCGCCGCGGAAACGCTCCAGCGGACTAATGCCGTGCCATGAGTCGGATAGTCCCATAGTAAACCTGCAGTCAAGATCGCCAAACAGGGAACTAAACAACCTCGTCTTGGACGTCATGGAGATACTATCTACAGTACAGTGATATTCACAGCTTGCCAAAATCCTGGACAACACAAACTTTTGGTTCTACTGATCATAATGCTTGACTTAGTTTGAGTTGTCCATAGCCACAACTTATGTTCCAATCTCCGTCCAACGGCATGTCGGGAGTGCTGTGCTGCCACGTTTTAATTGAACCGACATGAAGATATTCTATCTCTGACACGTTGCACGGCCAGCTTGGAAAGATCGACCGGGCGATGCCGGTGTTCCGTTTCATAGGCCCTCTTCTATAAGAGAGATGCTATCACCAAAACAGTGGACGGGGTCGAATCCAGGACAACGGTTGAGGTCATGGCTTTCCACAGCACTGCAACGGTCTTTTAGTTCCCCGCTAAAAGATACGTACCGGGGCGCATCCCCCACATTTGGTACAAGACAGATGCTGGTTGGAAACAGAAATTGCTGGCCTCTTCCTGGCTTACGCCCGGCTCATTGTGAAACAACTCACACAGGACATCCTTTCTCTCACAGTGAGGCCGTTGAAATTCTgctcccaaccccaccagAAGCTGGGGATTTGGTGGGGGTTTATTGAATCTCTGCATTGGCCCGTGCACTTTGAGCCAAGGGCGACTCGGCTGGCAAGGGCGGTCATCTGATTGCTTTTACGTGATTGGCCACCGGCTCTTGAGCTTCGTTCGGTCGAGAAATCCACTCACTGAATGTCACAACCCGTTCGAGAAAATTGCCGACATCTTACCGCCGACAAAGTTCAAAGTCGACGCTCCAGATCGCCAGATCCCAGCCGGCAGTATTTCTGGTTGACGGCCACTCACCAGCATATCTTACAACAGAACTTCTCACCGATACAATGTCTACAAACCCGGGCACCATGCGAGGCCCGAGCCGGACCGGCCAGCGCGGCGGCATCCCTTTCACCCCCAATACCCCTACGACATCGTCTGCCTCTTCGGCGATCCCCAGACCAGTCGAAACCACCCATGCTGCCCCCAGCGAGAGCGGCGCCTCCTTGAGTGCCGGCAGACAAAAACAAGCAAAGCGAGACGAGGTGTGTATtttggcttctttttcttcttgttctgaGCCAGTTATCGGCTCGTCTTGGCGCCTCTATTTCGCATCTCCTGATCAGTGACGTGGCGGACGAGGAGAAATACCACTTGGTGGGCGACAGGATGAAGACTTACTCTGTAACTACCAGGCCATCCGCCGCAAGCTGGAGAGTGATctctccaagaagaagcaccTTACCAGCCGAGCCCGCCATTCCCGCAAAGCCCCTCCCGGCACCGTCCTTGCCCTCAAGCCTAGCCCCGCCCTCCAGATCAAGCCCGCGACGACCGTTTCCGAGGCTGCCCAGTTGATGGCCGCGAAAAGGGAAGACTGCGTGCTTGTTACCGACGACGATGAGAGAATTGCCGGCATTTTCACCGCCAAGGATCTCGCCTTCCGCGTTGTTGGAGCTGGGTTGAAGGCCGCCAATGTCACCATTGCCGAAATCATGACCAAGAACCCCCTCTGCGCCAGAACCGATACCAGTGCCACCGATGCCCTCGACCTCATGGTCCGCAAGGGCTTCCGCCACTTGCCAGTTATGGACGAGAACCAAGACATCTCTGGTGTGCTCGATATCACAAAGTGCTTTTACGAGGCCATGGAGAAGTTGGAGCGGGCCTACTCTTCGTCTCGCCGTCTCTACGACGCCCTCGAGGGTGTGCAGTCCGAGTTGGGCACAAGTCAGCCTCAACAGATTATTCAGTATGTTGAGGCCTTGCGGTCCAAGATGTCGGGTCCTACCCTTGAGTCGGTCCTCAACGGcatcccacccaccaccgtcaGCGTGCGGACATCGGTCAAGGAGGCTGCCCagttgatgaaggagaaCCACACCACAGCCGTCTTGGTGCAAGATCAGGGCGCTATTACGGGTATCTTCACCAGCAAGGATGTTGTCCTGCGTGTTATTGCCCCAGGCCTTGATCCTGCCACTTGCAGCGTCGTCCGTGTGATGACCCCTCACCCCGACTTTGCGCCCATGGACATGACCATCCAGGCTGCTCTTCGCAAGATGCATGGTATGTTTACTTGTCCAAACTTTGTTGAGATCAAACTAATACGGTGCTTCAGATGGCCACTACCTTAACCTCCCGGTGATGAACGATGGAGGCGAGATCGTCGGTATGGTCGATGTACTCAAGCTCACATATGCCACTCTTGAACAGATCAACACGATGGGGACAGGCGCCGACAACGAAGGACCGGCATGGAACAAATTCTGGCTCTCGCTTGACCACGAGACCGAGTCCATGGTCTCTGGTGACGgctcccatcaccacacccaccacacccGCTCCGTCATGTCCCCCGATATGTCCCGCGACAGAATCAACGACAGCGTTGCGCCCGGCGATTCAGCCAGCCATGCGGGTGTTGATTCCCCCCCCCATAGTGCTGTGGCGCCCATCACACCCGAACTCCCACCCAGTGAGATCCCATTCGCCTTCAAGTTCAAGGCGCCTAGCGGGCGTGTCCATCGTCTGCAAGTGACTGCTGCGCACGGCATGGAGGAATTTGTTGCCAACGTCGCAGCGAAGCTCGGCGCCGAGGTGGAGACTATTGGAGGTGCACCAGCGGTTGAGGATGGTCTGCTCTCTGGCGGATTTGCCCTAAGCTatctggatgatgagggtgattCGGTTTCCATCACAACAGACCAGGATCTCCTGGAGGCCATTCTCCTGGCCCGTCATGGCCATCGCGAGAAGGTCGATCTCTTTgttcaccaccccaaccaacctcccgTTGCCGTCGCCCCAGCGCCAGAACCGGTGGCGCACCCCACTCCTCCTGCCTCGTCAGTAGTCAGAGAGCGGAGAAAGGCACACCACGAGGAGGAgtccgaggaagaggaggacgaatctgaggaggaggcgcctGTTCGCCGGAGAACCCGCACGCGGACTGCGCCTCTTCAGCAGGAACAGGTCATTGCCGGTGTCCCTAATGAGCTCCTGCTGCCAGGTGCTATTGTCACATTGGCCGTGGTTATCATTGGTGTGTTTGCCATTGGTAGAGCGTCTAGCAGATAAACAGATGTGGCAGGCGGGAGAGGAATGTTGGGGGAGTATATATCCGCTtttaggggggtggtgaaagCAAAATCCGGTGACGAGACGAACGAGCCTTGCGTTGGGGCGAGCCTTTTACGATGCACACCTACAAAACCACATGGTTCGGGCAGGCGAGGTTCGCGGTGTAGAATTCTTTTGTATCAGACTTCATGACTGCCTATTGATTCCATAGATGATCTAATAGCACTTTTTCATTTTTCCTTTGTTCAGAATTGACGgatcccccctctcttctcaTCCATTGTCTTCTCACTGCCCCTGAAATGAACAAGTGATGTCGTAACGTGGGGTGAGAGACCTCCGATGTGGTGCGGGCGTCGGTTCGGGTGGTTGGCGGCTCGGCGGGGAGGCGAAGCACGGGCCACCTCGAATTGGAGCTGCTCCTCTGGAGAAAAGTTGATTTGTGCTTCGGCTGGCAATAGAACTTCTGGAACTGGTGATGCCTGTTAGACACCCAGCATTCCCGCCATGATTATACGGAATTTCGGCGTGCGGCACGGTGAGTCTAGTTTGACAGCGGCTCGATTCCCCAGAACCCTCGCTAATTGAGTCGAATGTGTGAATCACAGGCCGCCAGGTGCTCTCTGCCCCTCCCTCGGCACCATCATGTCTCCGACTCTTCTCTACCCAGACCACAACGACGGCAACGACCGCCACCCCCGTGCCCGGAAACCAAGAAGCGATCGAGCAGCTCGCCGCTCTGAGCGCCACGGATGCCGCCCGCGAAGCCAGGCTCGCCGGCCGtcgacagcagcaggagattGCGGCCATCCCGCGCAACTTCAGGAAGTTTATCAAGTACCAAAAGGAAACGGAGAAGCTCGGGTCCGAGGTTGAGAGGCGGTATCTCCCCGACGAGATCATCCGCAACCCGCCCCACGACGCCAGCTTGGAGGACCTGCTCGCGGCGCAGTGCCACATGGGCCATCATGTCTCGAGGTGGAACCCGGCCAACTCGAGGTACATTTATGGTGAGAGGGCGGATAttcacatcatcagcctGGAGCAGACGGCGGCGCacttgaggagggcggcgagggtggtggaggaggtggcgtATCATGGGGGGTTGATTCTGTTTGTGGGGAACAGGAAGGGGCAGATGCCGATTgtgacgaggatggcggagCTGGCGGGGGCGTGTCACCTTTTTCAGAAGTGGACGCCGGGGTGTATCACGAACAAGGATGTGTTATTGCAAGGGGGGCAGCTCAAGATTGTGGATGAGAGGGAtagggagttggaggggtttgaggagcATTTGAGGGATTGCAGGCCGGTGACGCCGGATTTGGTGGTTTGCTTGAACCCGTTGGAGAATTATGCGTTGCTGAGGGAGTGTGCGCTGGCTACGGTGCCGACGGTGGGGGTGATTGACACGGATGCTGATCCGAGCTGGGTTACGTATCAGATTCCGGCGAATGACGATAGGTGAGTTTTCTTGAatgagggagatggatgggttgcTAATCATGGGAGAATAGTTTGCGGTCTGTGGCTCTTATTGCGGGTGTTTTGGGGCGGGCTGGTGAGAGGGGGCAGCAGAGGAGG
This genomic window contains:
- a CDS encoding hypothetical protein (COG:P; EggNog:ENOG503NVCH) — encoded protein: MSTNPGTMRGPSRTGQRGGIPFTPNTPTTSSASSAIPRPVETTHAAPSESGASLSAGRQKQAKRDEAIRRKLESDLSKKKHLTSRARHSRKAPPGTVLALKPSPALQIKPATTVSEAAQLMAAKREDCVLVTDDDERIAGIFTAKDLAFRVVGAGLKAANVTIAEIMTKNPLCARTDTSATDALDLMVRKGFRHLPVMDENQDISGVLDITKCFYEAMEKLERAYSSSRRLYDALEGVQSELGTSQPQQIIQYVEALRSKMSGPTLESVLNGIPPTTVSVRTSVKEAAQLMKENHTTAVLVQDQGAITGIFTSKDVVLRVIAPGLDPATCSVVRVMTPHPDFAPMDMTIQAALRKMHDGHYLNLPVMNDGGEIVGMVDVLKLTYATLEQINTMGTGADNEGPAWNKFWLSLDHETESMVSGDGSHHHTHHTRSVMSPDMSRDRINDSVAPGDSASHAGVDSPPHSAVAPITPELPPSEIPFAFKFKAPSGRVHRLQVTAAHGMEEFVANVAAKLGAEVETIGGAPAVEDGLLSGGFALSYLDDEGDSVSITTDQDLLEAILLARHGHREKVDLFVHHPNQPPVAVAPAPEPVAHPTPPASSVVRERRKAHHEEESEEEEDESEEEAPVRRRTRTRTAPLQQEQVIAGVPNELLLPGAIVTLAVVIIGVFAIGRASSR
- a CDS encoding hypothetical protein (EggNog:ENOG503PMRZ), yielding MAPQGIAPAASMQHWSAAKLKRAVAAMLLPREDDECSPQPNINLCEKPGISTAKITWIVVGSVFGALIICTLSVLAFLHRRKKKRDASEDKSDRFQAADYGLDDVPSTKRSRAHDSDSKFSPEGSPSGFGRRSRDPLDAPKEAKLSAAQLNDHLDPFDDLDGTNNQWPKRDSSRGSPLRGSPLRGSPLRGSPLQDKS
- a CDS encoding hypothetical protein (BUSCO:EOG09263J7D; EggNog:ENOG503NV5T; COG:J); translation: MIIRNFGVRHGRQVLSAPPSAPSCLRLFSTQTTTTATTATPVPGNQEAIEQLAALSATDAAREARLAGRRQQQEIAAIPRNFRKFIKYQKETEKLGSEVERRYLPDEIIRNPPHDASLEDLLAAQCHMGHHVSRWNPANSRYIYGERADIHIISLEQTAAHLRRAARVVEEVAYHGGLILFVGNRKGQMPIVTRMAELAGACHLFQKWTPGCITNKDVLLQGGQLKIVDERDRELEGFEEHLRDCRPVTPDLVVCLNPLENYALLRECALATVPTVGVIDTDADPSWVTYQIPANDDSLRSVALIAGVLGRAGERGQQRRLADAEKGVVKWQTPKDVFSFIGKVNAKVRREAEGKQENMQKETGGLKPADLMTEDEVIAEMFGQGAVPSKY